The following is a genomic window from Salvelinus fontinalis isolate EN_2023a unplaced genomic scaffold, ASM2944872v1 scaffold_1161, whole genome shotgun sequence.
AGCCCACTACATTGTGTTGCCTGACATCTAGATGACCTTCTGACAGGTTAGTCCATCAGCCCACTACATTGTGTTGCCTGACATCTAGATGGCCGTCCGGCAGGTTAGTCCATCAGCCCACTACATTGTGTTGCCTGACATCTAGATGGCCGTCCGGCAGGTTAATCCATCAGCCCACTACATTGTGTTGCCTGACGTCTAGATGACCTTCTGACAGGTTAGTCCATCAGCCCACTACATTGTGTTGCCTGACATCTAGATGACCTTCTGACAGGTTAGTCCATCAGCCCACTACATTGTGTTGCCTGACATCTAGATGACCTTCTGACAGGTTAGTCCATCAGCCCACTACATTGTGTTGCCTGACATCTAGATGACCTTCTGACAGGTTAGTCCATCAGCCCACTACATTGTGTTGCCTGACATCTAGATGACCTTCTGACAGGTTAGTCCATCAGCCCACTACATTGTGTTGCCTGACATCTAGATGACCTTCTGGCATGTTAATCCATCAGCCCACTACATTGTGTTGCCTGACATCTAGATGACCTTCTGGCAGTTTAGTCCATCAGCCCACTACATTGTGTTGCCTGACATCTAGATGACCTTCTGGCAGGTTAATCCATCAGCCCACTACATTGTGTTGCCTGACATCTAGATGACCTTCTGGCATGTTAATCCATCAGCCCACTACATTGTGTTGCCTGACGTCTAGGTGGCCGTCCGGCAGGTTAGTCCATCAGCCCACTACATTGTGTTGCCTGACATCTAGTGAGCATCACTGATACTACAACATAAACACAGTACAACACATCATCAAATAGAGATACATGGGGTGAAATGGAATGAATATTGTCTTGTAATAGCAGTATTGATATAAGGAAGAGATGCCATACCTCGTCTAGTAAATTGTGTAACTATAATTTATATGCATAGGTTCCTACTGGGAACTAGGCTAGTGTTGAAATAGGGAGGGTGCGTCACAGGGAACTATGAAGGAAGATAGTGAAGCTCAATAGACACTTTTGCCACACTGGAGGGAAATCAGCATAATAATCTTGGTTTTAGCCTGTGTTTCAGTCTTTTTGTGCCATCATGCCACTCCTCGCAGttgtcactcattgtcatgcATGAAAGAATGGAATAGGCAATAGCCCacacaggtctgggaccaggctagcctgGCTTGCCAAGCCTAGCATTCAATTACTTTGTTTTGAAAGTTGGGTTGATTACTTCGTTTTTAATTACATTTCGAATAacatatgccatttagcaaacgCTTTAATCCAAAGTGATTTACAATATGCATTAATTTTTTATATATGATTGGTTTCGGGAATCGaaccaccatgctctaccaactgagccacagaggaccacatttaaaaaatgtaatagtaTAAAATACTTGTCTTTTCTTACTAGCACAGACTTTGCTGATAGATGCTTTATCGAGAAAAGTTTTACTTGCAATGACTTTGATGTGTGGTTGTCTGACCTGccttgaatgcactgactgtaaagtcgctctggataagagcttctagTAATTTACCAAAATGCTAATGCATTTTATATTGAACATTTTCATAGAGTCAAAATGTGGATTATACATTACATTTATTATAGCGGAACACTCTAACGCTGTGTTTATAACCAATTGGGAAGGTTGTATTTACCACATAAGACTGGGAAAactctatactgaacaaaaatataaacccatatttcatgagctgaaataaaagatcccagaatttttccatatgcacaaaaagcttatttctcaaattttgagcacaaatttggttacatccctgttagtgaacatttctcctcctgacaggtgtggcatatcaagaagctgattaaacagcatgatcattacacaggcacaccttgtgctgggaacaatacaacgcaacacaatgccacagatgtctcaagttgagggagcgtgcaattggcatgctgactgcaggaatgtccaccagagctgttgctagagaattgaaTGCTAATTTTTCTAAAAACGTATTTTGAttgtctgggcctggctccccatggctgcacccctgcccagtcatgtgaaatccatagattagtgcctaatttgtttatttaaatagactgatttccttataggaactgtaactcagtaaaattattgaaattgttgcatgttgcattcatatttttgttcagtacacttGAACGCCCCTCGAACTGGTAATTTGTGAAAACTCCTATATCATCCCTGAGTGCCAACTTCTCCCACATAATGATCTTTGACATCACCAGCATTTTCAGCAGtttaatgcaacaacaaaaaatattatttataaaaaacaatctaTTAATATGGTTTTTGAACACTATGTTTTGTTTGCGAGCATGATggctgtacttttagtttatggttgacgCAGCTTGTTTGACATTACCCAATCGGCGTTTCTCAACAAGTTCAAATCACGTGAATGCATCCAACTAGTATttactatcgagagcatcctgactggttgcactgcctgctatggcaactgctcagcctccgaccgcaaggcactacagagggtagtgagtacagcccagtacatcacttgggccaagcttcctgccatccaggacctctataccaggcggtgtcagaggaaggccctaaaaattgtcaaagattccagccaccctagtcatagactgttctctctgctgccgcatGGTATACGGTAAGTcttggtccaagaggcttctaaacagcttctacccccaagccataagactcctgaacatctaatcaaatggctacccagactatttgcattgacccccccccccttttacactgctgctactctctgttattatctatgcatagtcactttaataactctacctacatgtacatagtacctcaattaccttgactaaccggtgcccccacacattgactctgtaccggtacgccctgtatatagcctcgctattattATTTtgatgctgctctttaattatttgtaacttttatttcatattctttttttctgtatatttttctgtaattattattatttttaactgcattgttggttagggcttgtaagtaagcatttcactgtaaggtccactacaccagttgtattcggcgcatgtgacaaatacaatttgatttgatactactCAACTAGAAATGACCACTTTCCCCACTTGGTTAGGAACACAGCATTATATCAACTGTCGATACTTGATAATGGCGCCAATGAGAACAAAGAGGGGGCGTATCCTAAGTTTAAAAGTGAGGTATTTATCATCTCATTGGTTGACCTGTATTAAATGACCACGCAATCCTGACCAATTACAACTACCACCAAGTCATATTATGTAAATTGGGCCGGTCCCTGTTGAATGGCGCAATAGCTGGCCCAATAGCATGATTAAAAACAGAAAAACGTAATATTCATGTAGAAGAAGGCGTGTCTTAGAAAGGGGGTTGGGTGCGAGGTAACATGGTGGTTTGGTTATCGCCTATCAGCCATAGACAGAAGAAGGTTGGAGTGACTGAGCGCTTGAGTGTTCGGctttttattttcccttttccTTTGATTTTGTGCTTTCGTTTgtcttcaaaatggagatggagAAGAGGATCAGTTTGGAGCTGAGGAACAAGACCCCAGCCGAGGTATAGTATTacgtctttatttatttatttcccaaTGCATTTTGTGAAGGATGACGACTCAACCATGGTGGATGCGAAATGACGATGCTCGATACTCTTTAGCTTGCTAACTTATAGTATACAACTGGTGTGCTAACAAAATATCGGATAATAAATCACATATGGGTGGTTGCCACAAAGAGGATGCGATAGACATCGATTCGAACTATAAAATGGGATAAGAATCTTGATGGTGGCGCGACTTGCTCTGACTGAGTTAGCGCTACCAAGgacatcagctagctagctacatgtaactAGCGCCAATGCTGGCTAGCTAGACTCCTAACCGGTAACGTTAGTTAGTTAATGGAGTTCAAGCTTTCCCAACCCAAATAATGGCCATGTTAAGAATGATCAAACACTATTGGTAGCCTACATGGACTTTAGTAGCCTAGCTAGTTAGCCAGCAATGCCCTATAATAAATTATCCTTGGATTTGCTAGCGTAGAGCCGACCAGCTCCACGAGTTGTTTTGAAGAACACAATGGAGTTGTTTGCGCATACTGAATAGAAGTGGCTTGTGTGAAAGTAGTGTTTATTTGGTCTTTTGAACAGCGAGCTAACTGAGTTTGCCTTCTCCGCAAATACAAGGCTATCAATCACATTGTAACTACCCATCTTTGGAATGTATTTCATGCAACCTATGCGCCCGCGTGGCGTTTTGCAAGGTAAAGTTGTGCAGAATGCCGCCCATCGTTGTGCGGATAATTACTTTGTAGCCTTGCGTTCGTGCATCAAATGTTGCATCGGTTGATACGAAGTTGAAGCTCTATGAAAGTGTTGGCCAATTGCTATACGCTGGGCTGTTGACTTTGTAAGGGGTATGAATAGTACATGATCAATTTAAACCTCACCAAGATACGTTACTTTATGGCTAGTTAACTACGTCCGCTAGTAGCTAGTGTTACTttgtaacgttagttagctatagTTCCCGCGACAGTAACAATTAACGACTTCTCTGGCTGGGGATAGTGGCCGCGCGCACTCTGATCATGAGCTAACTTTCGTATGATGGGGGGGAGTTGCAGGCAGGAAGGATGTTGACATTCTCTATCTAGCGTAGTTCAAAACGAATACTAGTATGCTACGTCATTTATTCATATTCTATATTTATTGCACAATATAGCAACAAGTTCATAAAAACAAACTCAATGATTCTGTATCATTTACCAGTAATTCAAATTGTTCCACAGGTGGCTGAGCTGGTGGTGGACAACTGTCGGTCCAGTGATGGAGAGGTGGAAGGGCTGTCAGATGACTACAAAGAGCTGGAGTTCCTCAGCATGGTCAATGTGGGGCTCACCTCCCTGGCTAAGCTGCCCTCCCTGCCAAAACTGCTCAAGGTGAGCATCATCTTCGGTCCAAGATCCCTTTTTGCCACTGGTCATGGAGAGGTTGAGATGGTTCACCCACATAAACAATTTAATGCAAGTAAAAATGTATTCATCTATCTAGCCACATACTATAGTAGTCAAGTGGACATTAAGATATTACGCATTTTTTTTGTCTATGTACTATATAATACTTGTGAACGTAGTATTTTTTCAGATGAATCAatatctgtcctcttcagctggAGATCAGTGATAACATGATCGTTGGAGGTCTGGACCAGCTGTCTGAGAAGTGTCCCAACCTGACGTATCTCAACCTGAGCGGCAACAAGATCAAGGAGCTCAGCACTGTGAAGCCTCTGGTAAGGGAACCCCCATAAACACACCTGGTAGACCCAACAAAGTACTTTCCACTTAATGGATTCCAATCACAATCATTATTACAGAATCTTAACAGCATCACATTGTGATTGCAGAAAAACCTGAAGAACCTGAAGAGTTTGGACCTGTACAGCTGTGAGATCACTACTCTTGAGGACTACAGGGAGAGTGTCTTTGAGCTGCTGCCCCAGGTCAACTTCCTGGACGGCTATGACCACGAAGACAACGAAGTGCCAGACTCAGAGGCTGACGATGGTGAGCAACGACGGGGCTGGGAGTGAACGTGCTGAGGGTGGGAGGAAACACTTGAGGCGTGTGCCCTTGTCCTAGAGCATTACAAAGAATTAACCCAATGTTGTCCTCCCCACAGATGACAATGAGGGGCTAGACTCAGAGGCTGATGATGGTGAGCGACACAGGGCTGGGAGGGGACGGGCTGAGGAAAGGCTGGGAGGATAAACTTAAGACTTGTGCCTTCGTCCTAGACCATTACAAAGAATTAACCCAATGTTGTCCTCCCCACAGATGACGAGCACACAGCCGGCCCCACCAGAGATGGGGACGATGACGAAGATGATGAGGGTTCCGAGGGCGAAGAGGTGGGACTGTCGTACCTGATGAAGGATGGCATTCAGGTAATCATTCGTCAAACCCATGTGCAGCTAACAGTCTGTCTCTTAGAGGATACACACGAGACAGTGTATAGTCCAAGTCTCTTAGAGGATACACACGAGACAGTGTATAGTCCAAGTCTCTTAGAGGATACACGCCAGATGTCAATTTACATTTATTTCCTGATTCTACACGTTGACAGAAAGCTAGTGATTACCACCCAGAGTGGTGTTGACAGAAAGCGGATGTTTCAGATTTTTGGGGGTGGAGTATTTTCAACCTATGTTCCGTTTCCCCTTAAAATAGTAGGGGCTCAGCTATCTTTCTACACCTGCTACGTTAGGGGATTACCACGGCAACCTGCTGCTTTCTGGTCGTTGGTATGTTGGGTCTAAAATTCCTACAGGAAAAGAGAACTCCTAGTCATGTTGATTTAAATGTTCTCTGGCCCTaggatgaggaagatgatgatgactatgttgaagaggaggaggaagaggatggagtaGGAGTCCAGGGAGAGAAACGGAAGAGGGATGCAGAGGACGAGGGAGATGACAGCGATGGAGATGACGACTAGCCCCTCCTGTAACAGAGCATGGGATCACAACTAGGCTAGAACAACAGGAACAggaaatcgttttttttttttttgtataccATAGAAATTACTGTAGAATCTAAGTGTTTAATTTGTTTTGTACATGTTCCATACAAAAAAGATAGCGGTTTAGAATTATAAAATGGAATGTGGTTTTGTAACATGACAGATGTGGGGAGGGGCTATAGCCTTCAGACAAGGTGATGTTTAACTC
Proteins encoded in this region:
- the LOC129848760 gene encoding acidic leucine-rich nuclear phosphoprotein 32 family member E-like, with amino-acid sequence MEMEKRISLELRNKTPAEVAELVVDNCRSSDGEVEGLSDDYKELEFLSMVNVGLTSLAKLPSLPKLLKLEISDNMIVGGLDQLSEKCPNLTYLNLSGNKIKELSTVKPLKNLKNLKSLDLYSCEITTLEDYRESVFELLPQVNFLDGYDHEDNEVPDSEADDDDNEGLDSEADDDDEHTAGPTRDGDDDEDDEGSEGEEVGLSYLMKDGIQDEEDDDDYVEEEEEEDGVGVQGEKRKRDAEDEGDDSDGDDD